From one Macaca nemestrina isolate mMacNem1 chromosome 5, mMacNem.hap1, whole genome shotgun sequence genomic stretch:
- the LOC139363222 gene encoding guanine nucleotide-binding protein G(I)/G(S)/G(O) subunit gamma-5B-like, which yields MTDAPPERQLEFPGSVHCGSGAPEFDQEINPRIGPAVTCTVSTFSGVAAIKKVVQQLRLDAGFNQVKASQAAADLKEFCLKNAQHDPLLTGTSPNTNPFRPQKFCSFL from the exons ATGACCGATGCTCCCCCAGAGAGGCAGCTGGAGTTCCCTGGAAGTGTGCACTGTGGTTCTGGGGCCCCAGAGTTTGACCAAGAGAT CAACCCACGAATCGGCCCAGCCGTCACGTGCACCGTGTCCACTTTCTCGGGTGTCGCCGCTATAAAGAAAGTGGTTCAACAGCTCCGGCTGGATGCTGGGTTCAACCAAGTAAAAGCTTCCCAGGCAGCTGCAGACCTTAAAGAATTCTGTCTGAAGAATGCTCAACATGACCCTCTGCTGACTGGAACATCTCCAAATACAAATCCCTTCAGACCTCAGAAATTCTGTTCCTTTTTGTAG